The Porites lutea chromosome 11, jaPorLute2.1, whole genome shotgun sequence genome includes a region encoding these proteins:
- the LOC140952668 gene encoding neuropeptide Y receptor type 2-like, translating to MCSISASNASNSSFAFTPEPEALRITRTVLFSLIAALALVGNYVVCRAVWRHNGTKPIAHYLVSNLAFAEIINMVCIVFMFHAYERPWSWELGSAMCKILPSLQVTSSLAITASLAILAVYRCALLIKPAITKSTRGNVCLAILLSWMGSIGLSFPSGHFRVLTSWGDNCELRFCTEQFPQGLEHYQHIYSVVLFVINFALPLVIMIISYALVDKKIREHIFVIERLNDEQERASSSVTQNSVCIQELQSGQRGLINQRGDKNEEDTQLEYKGKKKSQVFQDTNRRKNKLNKYPDAFELENDLLKMIYALVLVFVICYIPYQVQFLLLEFRVDAFV from the coding sequence ATGTGTTCCATTTCAGCATCCAACGCCTCAAACAGCTCATTTGCTTTCACTCCTGAACCCGAAGCATTACGAATTACCCGCACGGTCTTGTTCAGCCTGATAGCAGCTCTCGCCTTGGTTGGAAATTATGTGGTGTGTCGAGCTGTTTGGAGACACAATGGAACCAAACCGATCGCACATTACTTAGTCAGCAACTTGGCTTTTGCTGAAATTATCAACATGGTTTGTATAGTATTCATGTTCCACGCATATGAACGACCCTGGTCTTGGGAGCTGGGGAGTGCCATGTGCAAGATTCTCCCCTCTCTACAGGTAACAAGTTCCCTTGCTATCACAGCATCCCTGGCCATTCTTGCTGTCTACCGATGTGCTCTGCTCATTAAACCCGCGATAACAAAATCAACTCGAGGAAACGTTTGTCTTGCTATTCTTCTCAGTTGGATGGGATCTATTGGTTTGTCATTTCCTTCAGGGCACTTTCGAGTGCTGACTTCATGGGGTGACAATTGCGAGTTGCGTTTCTGCACGGAACAATTCCCTCAAGGATTGGAACACTATCAGCATATTTACTCCGTGGTTTTATTCGTGATCAACTTTGCCTTGCCACTTGTCATAATGATAATTTCCTACGCTCTGGTCGACAAGAAGATTAGAGAACACATCTTTGTTATAGAACGACTTAATGATGAGCAGGAAAGAGCATCGTCAAGCGTCACACAGAATTCAGTTTGCATACAGGAATTGCAATCAGGGCAAAGAGGCCTGATAAACCAACGGGGCGACAAAAACGAAGAAGATACCCAGCTCGAGTACAAAGGTAAAAAGAAGTCCCAAGTATTTCAGGATACAAACCGACGAAAGAATAAACTCAACAAATATCCAGACGCATTTGAACTGGAAAACGACCTCCTAAAAATGATTTATGCTTTGGTGTTAGTCTTCGTAATTTGTTATATTCCGTATCAggttcagtttcttttgttagAATTTCGAGTTGATGCATTTGTGTAA
- the LOC140952625 gene encoding isocitrate lyase-like, with the protein MFFKQQRFEGIKRNYSQEDVEKLRGSLKIEYTLARRGSIKLWDYLTRGGDSYIKALGALTGGQAVQMAKAGLKAIYLSGWQVSADYNLAAQTYPDLGLYPVNSAPRLVEAINNAFIRADQIAHMEGTESHIDYFLPIVADCEAGFGGPLNAFEITKSMIAAGASAVHFEDQLASEKKCSHMGGKVLVPTQQFIKVLNAARLAGDVLDIPIVIVGRTDAYAAALVTSDIDPYDRPFLTGERTPEGFFCAKAGFDQAIARAIAYAPYCDVLWCETKKPNLEEARRFAKAIHARYPGKILAYNCSPSFNWKANLSDAEIAVFQEEIGKLGYRFQFVTLAGFHSLNHAMFKLARDYRDNGMAAYTKIQEDEFEEAKNGFTAHRHQREVGTGYFDRVSLAINGGTSSITAMKGSTEEEQFTQKPSSAM; encoded by the exons atgtttttcaaacaaCAGCGATTCGAAGGAATCAAGAGGAATTATAGCCAAGAAGATGTAGAGAAGCTGAGAGGCTCGCTGAAAATCGAGTACACTCTGGCGAGGCGAGGTTCGATAAAACTTTGGGACTACTTGACTCGTGGAGGAGACTCGTACATCAAAGCTTTGGGAGCGCTTACCG GCGGCCAGGCAGTGCAGATGGCTAAAGCAGGCCTAAAAGCTATATACCTTAGTGGCTGGCAAGTTTCTGCTGATTACAATTTAGCTGCTCAGACCTATCCCGACCTTGGCTTGTATCCTGTTAATTCAGCCCCGAGACTGGTGGAAGCCATTAATAATGCTTTTATCAGAGCTGACCAGATTGCACACATGGAAGGAACAGAGAGTCACATTGACTACTTTTTGCCTATTGTTGCTGATTGCGAAGCTGGATTTGGTGGGCCACTGAATGCATTTGAAATAACGAAGTCTATG aTTGCTGCAGGAGCTTCAGCAGTTCACTTTGAAGACCAACTGGCTTCAGAAAAGAAGTGTAGTCACATGGGTGGAAAGGTTCTGGTTCCGACTCAACAGTTCATTAAGGTCCTTAATGCCGCAAGACTGGCTGGTGATGTTTTGGACATTCCAATAGTTATTGTAGGACGCACAGATGCTTACGCTGCGGCTCTTGTGACATCCGATATAGACCCTTATGACCGACCATTCCTGACAGGGGAGAGAACTCCTGAAGGTTTCTTTTGTGCTAAGGCAGGGTTTGATCAAGCCATTGCTCGTGCCATTGCCTATGCGCCGTACTGTGATGTGTTGTGGTGTGAAACAAAAAAGCCGAACTTAGAAGAAGCTCGCAGATTTGCTAAAGCCATCCATGCTCGCTACCCTGGTAAAATTCTGGCCTACAACTGCTCTCCCTCATTCAACTGGAAAGCAAATCTAAGCGATGCTGAGATTGCTGTTTTTCAAGAAGAAATAGGAAAACTGGGTTATCGATTTCAGTTTGTCACTCTAGCTGGCTTTCACTCGTTAAACCATGCCATGTTCAAGCTTGCACGTGACTATAGGGACAATGGCATGGCTGCCTACACTAAGATCCAAGAAGATGAGTTTGAGGAAGCTAAAAATGGCTTCACTGCTCACAGACATCAAAGAGAGGTGGGAACTGGCTACTTTGACCGTGTTTCTTTGGCAATCAATGGAGGAACAAGCTCAATTACAGCAATGAAGGGGTCTACTGAAGAAGAGCAATTTACACAAAAACCTTCCTCTGCAAtgtaa
- the LOC140952428 gene encoding ATP-binding cassette sub-family C member 4-like, which translates to MRTSSALKGIIYLKIPLVSRQDLLETTTGNIFDLISNDVQRIEQAPVPFTSLLFKTPLELIAVVCLLLYLIGWQPLMGVLFILMLIPVCMIISYFCAELRKKTAKVTDRRISQMSEVVCGIRALKAHAWEENYKEKVQEVRRNEIWMLTKKSFLLSIIGSFLFASSAATFLSMLALVLTGEYRSPSRAFMILAFMKTLRSVSLRLADGAPLAFELFVSFQRIERFLLLNNVALDPVDYDDGASNQLLIRKSCPKDRCINQRVSLHDGDAGDEQPLASKLRDGSLSVSNLTCKSGDKYLLRDVSFDSSHRSLTVITGQVGSGKSTLLAAIAGEAAKTRGSVLFSGNISYVPQSAWLFSGTFRENILFGEPYDKQKYAEVIDACALREDVGRFPNGDLTFVGEQGVTLSGGQRARVSLARAVYADADVYLLDDPLSAVDAKVCEHIFNQCICKLLQNKITILVSYARTHMIAADQVVVLHEGSVLGKGSFNELQGREEIAAVIDASVNEEKPTPPTLGTEDGIAHSRFEKSTGSFDEHLEIEEEEKAIGKISATMYWEYFKAGTHPAVVIFILSFFVGAQG; encoded by the exons ATGAGGACAAGCAGCGCCCTCAAGGGAATCATCTATCTCAAG atcCCTCTTGTTAGTCGGCAAGACCTTCTAGAAACAACAACAGGCAACATTTTTGACTTGATATCGAATGATGTCCAAAGAATTGAACAGGCTCCTGTACCTTTTACcagtttactttttaaaaccCCCTTGGAACTTATTGCTGTCGTTTGCTTACTGCTGTACTTAATCGGCTGGCAGCCTTTAATGGGAGTGTTATTTATACTGATGTTAATTCCTGTTTGTATGATCATCTCATACTTTTGTGCTGAACTTCGTAAGAAGACCGCTAAAGTAACGGACCGACGTATTTCTCAAATGAGCGAAGTGGTCTGTGGAATACGTGCGTTGAAAGCACATGCTTGGGAAGAAAACTACAAGGAAAAGGTGCAGGAAGTAAGAAG GAATGAAATCTGGATGCTCACCAAAAAGAGCTTCCTTTTGTCGATCATTGGTAGCTTTCTGTTCGCAAGCTCAGCAGCGACCTTTTTGTCTATGCTAGCTCTTGTTCTAACAGGAGAATATCGTTCGCCTTCAAGAGCCTTTATGATACTTGCCTTCATGAAAACTCTTCGTTCAGTGTCTCTCAGGCTGGCTGATGGTGCCCCACTAGCATTCGAGTTATTCGTCTCCTTTCAAAGAATAGAGAGATTTCTCCTTTTAAATAACGTAGCCCTGGATCCCGTAGACTACGATGACGGCGCAAGCAATCAATTATTGATCCGAAAGTCATGCCCCAAAGACCGCTGTATAAATCAAAGGGTTTCTTTACATGACGGTGATGCAGGTGATGAGCAGCCACTGGCAAGTAAACTACGGGATGGAAGTTTATCAGTTTCGAATCTTACCTGTAAATCAGGCGACAAGTATCTTCTCCGAGATGTCAGTTTTGATTCATCTCACAGAAGCTTAACTGTAATCACTGGTCAAGTTGGCAGTGGAAAATCAACCCTGCTGGCCGCCATTGCTGGTGAGGCGGCCAAAACACGTGGTAGTGTTCTATTCTCTGGAAATATATCTTACGTCCCACAAAGTGCCTGGCTCTTTTCCGGAACATTCagagaaaatatattatttggCGAGCCATATGATAAACAGAAGTACGCCGAAGTTATTGACGCCTGCGCACTGAGAGAGGACGTCGGGAGATTTCCAAATGGCGACCTAACATTCGTTGGCGAACAAGGTGTTACACTCAGTGGCGGTCAGCGTGCACGCGTTAGTTTGGCACGCGCAGTGTACGCTGATGCAGACGTGTATCTGTTGGATGACCCTCTAAGTGCCGTGGACGCGAAAGTCTGCGAACACATATTTAATCAATGTATTTGCAAATTACTGCAGAATAAAATTACCATTTTGGTGTCATATGCAAGGACACACATGATCGCAGCTGACCAGGTTGTGGTTCTCCACGAAGGATCCGTGCTTGGAAAAGGTAGTTTTAATGAGTTGCAAGGCAGAGAAGAAATTGCTGCCGTCATCGATGCATCTGTCAACGAGGAAAAGCCGACACCTCCTACACTAGGTACGGAAGATGGCATTGCGCATTCACGTTTTGAGAAGTCCACTGGAAGCTTTGATGAGCATTTGGAGATCGAAGAGGAAGAGAAAGCTATTGGAAAAATTTCAGCAACAATGTACTGGGAATATTTCAAGGCAGGAACACACCCTGCAGTGGTGATTTTCATTCTCTCTTTCTTCGTGGGCGCGCAAGGTTAG